tgttattctattttaattaaaataaagaactataattaaactaaaaaggTAAGCAGTGATGTAACCATTTGCCGGTTTAAATAACGTATAATTGCGTCAGTGCCCTTTAAAGCCTGTCACATTCAGATTCACGTAGGTCGTATAACATTGTTATTAAAACAGAGCAAATTCCCATTATGACTTATGTATTAAGCTATATTTTATAGCAGGTAGGCAATCAAGCACCAGATGGTAGTAATCACCACCGCCCTTAAGTGGCACTGAGAGGATCACAGACGCAATTAACGCTGACGGGATCCGTTGACTGATTGCTGACCCAAAATGTAATAGTGAGCCTAATCACAAACTCTAACCCCAGCCAATTCAGGcgtatttggaaataaattttgatttctttaaaacagttaacatatttttcgttaaatataaagtatataatatgtcaCTCAAAACAAGACCTTAAGACCCCGTGAACATTATCATACGTTCAGTTAAAATTCAGTGGCTTGTTGACCGAGTTTCGCTTCGAGCAAAAAGTAGCTAAAATACGTGACTAAAAATAAGTACTGCCTATTTAGAATTCCTGCTTATGTGACAATCTGCTTTTACTTTTATTCCTGCATGTTGTCATCAAACTTATTTTAACTCTAGTTCCAAAAGAGGTTTTCAGTTTCAACCCTTTCTCCAttggtttttgtatatttgttattgtacGAATATTTGTTGAATGGATCAATTTATTTGTAGGTTATCCATAAATGTTATTGATGCGTGAGATTAGAATTGACTTTATAAGAAACAGAAGAATACTTACAATCACACATACATCTAAAACATGGTCTTTTCTTTCATTCTATcagataataacaaaataattaaaaataacgtgCTGCTTTATTTTTTCCCCCTTATCCGTCAATAATAATACAGTCATGGcgtagtttgtaataaaatgtaaggCAGTGTAAAACTTTTGGGTGGAGTTTATATGCGGGTATCATGTAGATGCCGCATTGCGTCTGCGATGCAATCCGCGCCATAAATTACAATTGCGTCAATCTGGTTGTacgtgaaatataaatattgggaCATAGGCCTAACTAATagacatttttaaagtattattaacacaatattttatgctTTAGCTGTCAAAGTATTTATAAGGAAGAAAGTGGCAGAACCTGATTAGAAAAAAACCTAGTGAATAAGGTTTCTTAGAATACCTATTTGTTTTAGGGTTATGTTTTAGATAGTATggactacaaaataaatatttcaatattcatcTTCAATTCAATTCTGAAGAGCCTCTAACGGGTAACGTGCCCCTAGTCGTTTACACGTCCGCGTGGACATTCGAATTCGCCAGGGTATTGTTGCTACAGTCCAAACCTTCCTAATCATGGGAAATTAGAGGTGACATTTCGCAAAAGAATATAACCTTATGAACTTGCAAAATGGCTATACTAGATACAgtacaaactttttttatttattataacaaatctattttgttatttatttccgATCTCACATAACTGCAATGTGACAAATGTGCGAAATCATGAAAACTTTAGGGACGCCTTCGCAATACggtagaaatttataaaacaaatctatttgtaatttttcttcTAATTCCAATAACTACATTCTGTGACAAATATgcaaaaaatgcaaatatttttcacgTTTGTCAGctctaaaaaacaataaaccctTGTTATTTCCATCCATTTCCTTTACCATTTCATTCTAATTCATTATATCATCTTACAAAGTACTTTTGTTTATGTGACAAAGGTCATAATATACCATCAgatatgtttgtaattttatttaaaaccgaAGCGCACTTCCTACAcgaaatgaatataataaaagcattaatttcaaaaatttaatttgtgagAACTCTCGTCGGCCGCGTATTCAAGCACTCTTTTATCTGAAACATCTTTATGGAGGGAATTTAAGCGGGAAttctaattaaatttcttgaGAGGGCGTGGAGTCCGCGACAATAGGAGCCCGTACCTTCGTAAACTACGCGTCGTGGCACAAGCCATGGGCGATCgagattacaataaattaaggcataattattttttacctcaCACAGATATGTGCCTAAATTACgataaatcttaataatattataaatgcgaaaggttGGTGAAAGAGtttgtatattaaaagtaaacgcaaaacTACTACACACGTATATACACCACGTCCTGTTAccacataggctacattttaatCCGATGATTTGTTGGCAGGTgaaataaagcaatttttatcTAACTTNNNNNNNNNNNNNNNNNNNNNNNNNNNNNNNNNNNNNNNNNNNNNNNNNNNNNNNNNNNNNNNNNNNNNNNNNNNNNNNNNNNNNNNNNNNNNNNNNNNNNNNNNNNNNNNNNNNNNNNNNNNNNNNNNNNNNNNNNNNNNNNNNNNNNNNNNNNNNNNNNNNNNNNNNNNNNNNNNNNNNNNNNNNNNNNNNNNNNNNNNNNNNNNNNNNNNNNNNNNNNNNNNNNNNNNNNNNNNNNNNNNNNNNNNNNNNNNNNNNNNNNNNNNNNNNNNNNNNNNNNNNNNNNNNNNNNNNNNNNNNNNNNNNNNNNNNNNNNNNNNNNNNNNNNNNNNNNNNNNNNNNNNNNNNNNNNNNNNNNNNNNNNNNNNNNNNNNNNNNNNNNNNNNNNNNNNNNNNNNNNNNNNNNNNNNNNNNNNNNNNNNNNNNNNNNNNNNNNNNNNNNNNNNNNNNNNNNNNNNNNNNNNNNNNNNNNNNNNNNNNNNNNNNNNNNNNNNNNNNNACTGTCAATTTGTTGAGCCATACGATTTATGATAGCCCATAACCCGGCGTCATAGCGCAGTAGCGTTTATACAACCAGGTACctacattcatttattaaacACTACAGCGAGTGTCGATCATTACCGACCATTGCCGAAGAGTGCCGAATGCCCAGTTTTGCAGGTGTGACCTGCTTTGACATACTTGGTCGCTTGGTTTAATGGATTTTTCCTCTATGAAAAGAATTTGTCTGTAGATTGTAACATAAGTGAGAAATTAAACGTGGTTAGTTCGACGAAATTGAAACCTAAGGCGTCGTGCAGATCCTGTCAACTTGTTACGAAGAAACATTACACTACTATGAAATGTACAGGTGTTCCAGCAAATTCATTCACTTCAGCAACGATAAGCTTATTCTGGcccaattaaattttaaattatttatttgggataCGAAACTTTGTCTATTTTACTTAGcggaaaaatgattttttaagcaTATTTTTTACAAGCCTTATCGGATTTTAGCAGCTTAACAGTTTATAATcagtacaaatataatttatgccaCTATTAGTAAAAGACATGAGAAACTTTGTTCCCCATTGAACAGCAACCACCACTCTGTGGTGAAAACCTTAATATCATAGACATAGATAATATTGTACTCGATACAGTGGCGTCGTCCGATAATCATGTCCCATAGGTCGTTACAACTCCAAAAAATCGACACGGTCCGGTCGAATTTCGGAGGCCACAAGGTCTCTCGTTGAACGATAATAATTTTACACTGCACTGTACCTACCTACCATCAGAAGAAATGtaccacaataaaaaatactagcaAACTGTTAACCCTCTGATTAGTAGAGAAAGCTCATGCCCAACAACGCAGTAGTATATATATAACagaattagtattatttattattatacccaTTATAAATGTTTAGTTTCGCTGCACgtcatacatacatccatccagCGAACAGTTGAGTTCTACATTACAACTCTAATGCACTCCGAGGCATTCACTATAAACGTTGTAATTACCGACCGACCTTCCCCGGCTACTGATGGCAGTAAACTTTTAGTGCCAGTAAAAATAATGGACGGCCAACTGAATCGATACGATGTCCACGTCCACGATTGAGGACGGAAAGTCTTGGTTTCCGATTAGAAGGGAATTGCATGGGTGTGCTGGTTTTTATTGAGACATTAAGCAACGATTGTACTTGAACACAAGATGCTCATCAAGTTGGGCTATATAGTTACTAGCGCGGGAGTTTATCGTACATGGCGTCGCGTTAAACAAAAtttagcattatttttttatgcaattgaGAGGCAAAACGTTCACATTGACTGACTTACATGCTGATAAACAGGAATAAGGCTATCCATAAGtaagtactttaaattaaaccatattgTAAGACACTGAGATGCCATTCAAAATATGGATATTAAttgtcataataattttgaatcaatcttttattaaaatagataatagataTGTTAAAGGAAGAAGATGTGGGGTATTGCTATGaagtacatttattataataattgctacATTCTATAGGGATTTCATATTAATACTTGTTCGTGAGTAATGTTTCTTAGAGGTTCGATGTGGGTATAAGCCCAaccaatttcaatataattccaaacatgaattattttaaaacattagcTATTAAATATAAGACAGTTGACAACAAAATACAAAGCTAATTGCTTTTGTGTTTGAGAGAGCACACGTGATTTGATTGGCTCAGATAAACGCATTTTATAGTGGAAACTTCGTTTGAACCGACGGCACGTGAGTACATGCCGACGGGCGTCTCAGCGTCTCCGCCAAACTCAATTTACGTCTTCACTCGTTACATAAAGATTCGTTTATACGTACAATAGACGGCTATATGACATGTGAAGGTAGTGTTCTTATTACACGCGTAACGGAGAATTTGTTTTTGATACTTAAAGTAATTGTTATTACCAATTAATTGATTATTTCGCTTTAGGAAAACTTCAAcctcaattttaaataaatatgttgtatGTATTGTTTTACATTCAAGTAGGTCTACAATATTTACATCATACTGCCATGTGTAGACACAATTCACATGTTAGTCTGTCTTTTACCATCTGCTTCTGAACCAAAACGCTGCCCAAATTACGCATTAATTAGACAAACGCTCCACCTGTACGCATTAGTTTGTAGACAGAAGTGTAAGGAGACCACATGCTATTTATTCTGTTTCTATTATGCTTATAGGTAttcaattaacaatatattatttcatgcaATAGGTAGATAGTAatctatctataataatatataatgtaagtaaatatcaCCACACATAATAAAGGCCTCGGcatattaatatgataattttagcgattttaaaaatgtcaatagtcattttaatttacttactgCCTCAACATTCTGCGGCTGTGCACCGCTCAATTCCGAAGTGGGCACATCCATCTCGACCCATTTGCtagcattacaataatattatgctagAAAATGGGTAGGAACATAGAACAAAGAGAACATAAGTTCTATCATCGATCTAAAATAGATACATTTTTACACCAAGATTTTAACCATGAGAGGGAGAGTATAAACTGATAATACAGGTGAATATTTGAAATGGGGCAGTATGAAAATCACCTAACCGCTATGGCTACAGAAAACTTTCTAACGAgactacattatttttgtatatatggttagtccattgaaaagttacatttggggttgcgttttttagaggacgcaattttatttttttgaagtgtagggggggtcagtgtaaagctaaaaccaagtttgtggggtcgccacccttgtcccacggccgccatcttgaaaatacgggttgaaatggtttttactaagtatgtatctcttaaactatttatctgacaaaaaaaaagtatgtcattttttgttgcaaattaaattctctacaactttggtccagtaactttttgtcgtagaactataaataaaaaagttataagcgaaaatgttaagaaattcattgttaagcaatgtccattgcaatgtcatcagaacgtgtgtttataaggttcataatacttttttttgtactctcattacgtacaacacaaacccgcggttgtcggcttgtacgcgaattacttggatcctgaatcgctttggcacagacgaagcaattgttcacaaaaacaattttttacgaactgtttccgaagttactgtacatattgcgtgttattgttattacgtggacaatcgaaccgataaaatcaaagtctggctgtggagcttctgaaactgacgataaactactggagctgctgctgcgacgacgaacaacattatcggttcgattaTTACTAACTATAACtactcaccttactggtttacagaaatatgttaaatatcttgaaatatttgatgttatcttttacggggtcatctctgtttacagatctaaatgacacttaaaatacaatggcgaataaatcgtattaaaatgaacagagccatttgtgttttttagtggaactgcatTTCAGTTAGAAGCATATGATAAGCATAAGATTGCGATAATtgtaaggtcaggtggggcaagtgcgtcgacggggtaagtgcacctgccctaaaaaaatcgagaactattgatgttatacaattatcgcaatcttatatctatgcttctAACTGAAatgcagttccactaaaaaacacaaatggctctgttcattttcatacgatttattcgccattttattataagtgtcatttagacctgtaaacagagatgaccccgtgaaagataacatcaaatatttcaagatatttaacatatttctgtaaaccagtaaggtgagtacatagtttaaaccttttattttaacttcctgcccgaattttatctatatatactaaaataaaggttttttagcaatgcgaaaaaatgcatctcaaaattgtcgagtagggcaagtgcgccacagttaatagtcgtatggcgcacttacccctaaaccatatatttacaaccttttttgagaataagttttactaatatgacttattattattaaaatgtaacagcatcattttttatactcaaggtattttgttttgagccgacttaaataacaaagtgtattagttaattcgtcagatatttgtttgttttaaatggttcgtttttacaaaagaagaaatgagaaatgttataaggccaaattctaagttcttgagttataacgcattcaaaaatgttaattcctacatatttgtttgtttttttagtctttagaaataaaatggatttcgtattaaagctaccatttctttataacaacatatccgcacataaaactctaatatcaatacctaaatatagcaaaaaaaaaatgggtaaaatgttttgaagccctgatttacaaaaatatggcgcacttgccccgaatttgatttgacagccatagtttgttataatattgagttataaaaaattatccaagagcaatgcgggtaaaacttatttttctatggactaaaatgagtgttttctttataatgttcaatattgacgttttttttacacaggcgcacttaccccatttccggagtcaagtgcgcctactaccatctttttttactttgagcaaaatattattaaattattttctgatttccttgaatggctataggtcgttatcacaaaataccaaatattcttaaattaataaaattacattcttaagtcagcacaaaaagaaattattttgcattgaatccagctatgataattttatggcgcacttaccccgactgaccttataacatcaatagttttcgatttttttagggcaggtgcacttaccccgtcgcgACCCGGAcgcgtcggcgcacttgccccacctgaccttattaAAATCAGCTTTCAGattgaaaaaaaacattatcaacaAAAAAAGGCTACCTTGCGCACAATCGGAGGCAAAACTGTTCGTAATGACAAGCGAATGTTGCTCATAAAGATACTTTAGACATTTGAGtacttttaataaactataGATAACAAGTACTTTTATTGATATGgcaattttcttattaaaacgtcaatgtcaatataaaaatcatagaCGTCAATGTCAACAGAAAAGAAACACGTAAACAGGGAAATCCATTTTTTGTGAATAACAAATTGTTTAGTCGCATCGTATTTGTTATTAACCGTgctaaataacataaaatatggcAGCAATACCTTTGATGTATGCACAGGAAGATTGCGAGCTTGGAGGCAAGGAATCTATTGAGGTAAAAGAGAAAACAATACGTAATAGCCTATGAATAGCTTCTCAAGTGAACGGTATACACAATATGTATGCAGTATGGCcttcattatttatacaaaacattgATCAGCCGTGgccaaacttataaaaaaaaaatatttatttttaaccttaaGCATATGTGGTTTTCCTGTTCTGTAAACgttatcatttaattaaattatgtcttATCTATGTGAATCATTCCCAAAAAACACGTGAAATGATTGTAAATGACAAGATAGGAAAGtcatataaacttaaaattacaatGTGTTAGACTTATTTCATGCAAATATATTGATCAATAACTTTTACTACATTATGCTGATGTAATCATATTCTACCAGCTGTTGCTCTATCATagttaagttatataaaaaactaaacattcaaGTGTCCTATCAAACTTTTACTCTGATAATAATCCCAAAGAAGATCCATCCTTAATTTCTGTAACAACACTGGAGGTTTGGTAGAGTAGAAATATCATAGCTTGgaataagtttaaaatgtatatatgtatagtttCCGATGTTGCTAGAAAatcttcaaaattaaaatatatgatctCTTAGCTGTCTGTCTTAGCGGTCTTAGCTCCTGGCATAGCAAATGACTGAATATAATCACCAATCGTCTTCAAGGTTGGAGGCATTTTGTCACATTGACTGCAACTCGTATAACAGTTGTGTTTTTTCATTCACAACATGCCTGCACCTAGCACACAACTAATGTTGAAAAAGATCTATCTCAGACTTCACTTACTCACCTCACACAGCCAAATGCTAGATACAATACACTCATAGCGTAATAAGCCGCACTgtcagataattttttttttggcacaAAGGTCaacacattaatttaatattgtcataCGGGCTCATTATGACATTGTGTTGCTaaaagaaaccacatacttgtcttcttCAAACTACTGTATCTtttcaccattttttttttgcctaatAGGCAACAAGCAAGtggtccacctgatggtaagtggcatCCTCCACTCATACTTATGCAATGCCAAGGGCACAGCAAAGACACTGCCTACAAAATTATCTATGTTTAAAGACATAATTTCTGTTATTCATTTTAACACAGTCACAAACTCAATCTTACACAAtgtaatatactataatatcatTATACATTTTTCAGGATGATTTCGCATACCGCAATAATGTGATGAATGCAGACAAAGAAATCCGGCTTGGTTTCATACGTAAAGTGTATGGTCTCCTCACAGTGCAGTTGTTAGCCACTGTTGCTATTGCTGCCGTGTTCCTGCTGGTCGAGCCTGTACAGGGATTCATACATCGAAAGTGAGTTTTAAATTAGTTCCTATATGTTTCATTTAGAGATCAGTTTTGAAATGAATTTAACTTGTTTTCACATTCAGTAAGGTACACATATTacagacaattataatattaaaacagctGTAAAGTACCactactatagtaaaatatgcTACAGATGGGACAAGGGAGAAATGTTAATTGAAGTCAAGTAAGTGTAATTCAAATAAGCAATGTTCATTTAGGgcatttgatttaattttttaattttttttttcatttcaattttacCCTGCCACATTAACACATTATTGTACCTGGTTTTGTATTATTGTACCTAATTTATATGCGTACCATTGTATACCTCATAGATACTTCACACTGTACAAATACTTAACCccaatatgtttttgtttccaGTGACTGGATGATATTAGTGGCGTTTATACTCAGTTTGGGCACGCTATTCGCATTGATTGCCAAGCGTCGCGACACGCCAGCCAACCTTTACCTCCTCGCGGCCTTTGTAAGTAACTTAGCAAATAAAGGttaatgcaatataaatatttttcctgttTCACAGAAAGGAAAATCAACATGTGACTATGTTTCCATcccatattatatttcatacagAAAGACTTTTATATAATCtaattaattcttatatttaataagaCTCTAATACACTGAGGGAATCCTTAAACTTTGATAcatacagtcagccacaaaagtatatggaaaaattaaaaattcacaacacttctacacattaacttcaattgaaatacatttttttctatcttaTTATACACATCTGTTTGTCCTCTTTACACCAGATGTCGGTcctcaatttattttgtaatctgTGTAAGCAAGTATGTTAATATACACGCCCCACTGCTTGTCTTGTCATGcggttttaaataaacgatcctaatcccCTTTTTcaatccatcgcgaaaatggacccatcgaaacaaacattttttgacatgcttggaaatgagttattttgattgttttatacTAGGGATCGGATGGATGTTTGAGTTTGGTTTACTAAAAACGGCTATGAGATGCAAAGGCGGCATTAGCGTGAgccgaaccgggcaaccgcccgaGGGCACGCGCGTTGCCTTGAAAGGCCCTTTTATTTACGATCTTACCTACGAAACTTAAAACCGAGTAACTTCTATTATTGCGTCtgtcttttttttactttcgccTGGGGCATCGCGTCGCCGCCACTGGAgagatgtatttaaaaaaaagttatacatCTATTATGCATATTTCAGACGGCGGTGCAAGCGTACACGATCGGTGTTGTAGTGTCGTATTACAACACTGCTGTGGTGCTGCAAGCATTGGGACTCACGTTCGCTGTCGTGTTCTCTCTCACACTTTACACGCTTAACACCAAACGTGATTTCTCCTTCGTTGGATATGGGTGAGTTTCTATGCATATTTTTGAGGAAGCTATATTGTCACGCTATCTACGCGAGGAGATTAACTAATCAACATAGACTATATAGATTACACATGAACATCTACTCGCAATGTAGTCTTTTGTCTATGAATCTGTCCTTCAATTATAACCGAACCACAAAATTTTCAGAATCATTGCTGGTCTCACGGTGCTCATCATTGGTGGTATACTCCAGATATTCATCCAGAGCTCAGCGTTCGAAATCGCTCTGTCCTTCACTGGTGCCGTATTCTTCGCACTGTTTCTTATCTTCGACACGCAGCAGATGATGACCACCCTCTCCCCCGAGGAGTACATCCTGGCCACAATCAACCTGTACATGGATATACTGAACCTGTTCCTGTACATACTCCGCATTCTGAATGAGCTGAACAGAAATTAAATTGAGCGTTGTTGACATTGGTTTAGCCGGGTCTCCTGACTCAAAAAGTAAATAGCCAATACCGTTAATTAAAAATCTTGATAGCCAATCATTTATCATGCAtccattgtataaaaaaaaatctaatgactTATTTAATGGAATATCATGGTGTTCTAGGTGACCCGGCTGTGGTGTGTTGTTGGTAAATGTCGAGATTTCCGATTTTGATATTTGTCAGTGTGAGATAAGCACGTATTTTGTACGCCTCACAATAAGAGGCGAAAAGTTACTTGTAATATATGCATTGGCTTGGTGAATCGGATTAACATATTGACGCAACACCCTATCAATGCGGCCGCCACGTTCGGTGTTGTTTAACACCAACGTGTGGCTGTGCTACACGACTGAGACAGCGTTCAGTCAACACTTCGGTTACGTACCGAAAAAACACAACTTTCACGTGAGCCGCAACATTATTagcacattataatattatctaatttaGACCAATGAATACCGCGTGCAATCTCTCCTAAGACGATCGCGGTCCCCTTGGTCATAAACTACATtggttttacatttaaaatcgaTGGTCAAGATACGTGCGGCTACCTTATCagttttaaagtattataaattgtaagtagataattgtctataaaataaacttcgaaCAATGTGACTACCTACATTACTGTGAACAGTAAACATTTCCTGAGTAGTGTTTCTATTTTATAGCGTTATCTCTTATAGATCTTCACGTTTTAATCTAATCATATTTGTATTGT
The sequence above is drawn from the Manduca sexta isolate Smith_Timp_Sample1 chromosome 28, JHU_Msex_v1.0, whole genome shotgun sequence genome and encodes:
- the LOC115448807 gene encoding protein lifeguard 4, which gives rise to MAAIPLMYAQEDCELGGKESIEDDFAYRNNVMNADKEIRLGFIRKVYGLLTVQLLATVAIAAVFLLVEPVQGFIHRNDWMILVAFILSLGTLFALIAKRRDTPANLYLLAAFTAVQAYTIGVVVSYYNTAVVLQALGLTFAVVFSLTLYTLNTKRDFSFVGYGIIAGLTVLIIGGILQIFIQSSAFEIALSFTGAVFFALFLIFDTQQMMTTLSPEEYILATINLYMDILNLFLYILRILNELNRN